In Bombus pyrosoma isolate SC7728 linkage group LG2, ASM1482585v1, whole genome shotgun sequence, a genomic segment contains:
- the LOC122574023 gene encoding uncharacterized protein LOC122574023, with protein MDRQQFGLLFVSTLIVIISAFSRNINGQELASRSEIKNVANANETKPTEWDFLYVVHNTNTKVPCILINMSIVVTVPYTTKDKKDATKILNVPVNARVDSHCSSVISEMKLIWKETNADKENTIKFTFINDHENFSLFSIGLDIHLKETDSSNPTGDSFNATSDIDRRLFVTSVTNGIYKCGRREEVKVGNAKVDITNVSLIAFPKDDNISAPTEEQCSDEKDESRTFPYVTRDKNSICTLARMSISLKIPYRKDNMQNDTAIIEVPTALNVSGTCNSSRGTSTMVLNWNPEVSKSESTFANEKTNTIKLYLERDDIDSHVSMITADIFVDKTHFKGAQNAGEFIQMFAPLEDLFSASAKNGIHSCPEKTFTTIGGITVTIRNVLLVAFDAQQDFASKQVTDCRNTYYERDFTYIVRRKDTGVPCTLARMSIGATVLYKKDDSQNNRTLNVPSTAVVSGNCGNKSSEMTLSWSESGTNNTMNTITFHIGRNETNFYVYQVAATVYYDKDDQTTAIQGESYNTQSLFSASGIDGLYNCTSLIHEVKVDDIRLNITNVTFIAFNTEEYLNSKKVTECSTNSSGDVPIPSVGGYSYVVTNKENVSCIAANMLISINVPYTIKNTSKTDQKTLIVPTGNKIKVDGTCEDKNSIMNLIWSENSEDNSQNEYEENKVTINFMNDESNYFIRSINLSICLDKRNFPEANATGSYINVTMGNLDIFSAPLNNVYKCSDKTSVNAQDVVITISNVSLIAFNKERNITSRSVNCAHNEPTDSNVGAIVGGIIGGIILVGIIGYLGVMYKRKRGYGV; from the exons ATGGATCGACAACAATTTggattattatttgtatctaCCTTAATCGTTATCA TTTCAGCGTTCTCTCGGAACATTAATGGACAAGAATTAGCATCGAgatcagaaattaaaaatgtggCGAATGCCAATGAAACGAAACCAACAGAATGGGATTTTTTGTACGTCGTACATAACACGAATACAAAAGTGCCGtgtattttgataaatatgtCAATTGTCGTTACGGTCCCGTATACAACGAAGGATAAGAAG gACGCCACTAAAATCTTAAATGTTCCAGTCAACGCTAGAGTCGATAGTCATTGTTCATCTGTAATATCAGAAATGAAACTAATTTGGAAAGAAACTAACGCTGACAAAGAAAAcacaattaaatttacatttatcaaCGATCACGAAAATTTCTCGCTTTTTTCTATCGGTCTCGATATACACCTAAAGGAAACTGATTCTAGTAATCCAACGG GCGATTCGTTTAACGCAACATCAGATATCGATCGTCGTTTATTCGTTACATCCGTTACGAATGGAATTTATAAGTGcggaagaagagaggaagtGAAAGTTGGTAACGCAAAAGTAGATATAacaaatgtttctttaatcgCATTTCCTAAGGACGACAATATTTCTGCGCCCACAG AAGAACAATGCTCCGACGAAAAAGATGAAAGTCGAACGTTTCCTTACGTTACAAGGGATAAAAACAGCATATGTACTTTAGCAAGAATGTCAATTTCATTGAAGATACCATACAGAAAGGATAATATGCAA AACGATACTGCGATTATAGAAGTTCCAACCGCACTTAATGTTTCCGGAACGTGTAACTCTTCAAGGGGAACTTCTACTATGGTGTTAAACTGGAACCCAGAAGTGTCGAAAAGTGAATCGACATTTGCAAATGAGAAGACAAATacaattaaactttatttagaGAGAGACGATATAGACAGTCACGTTTCTATGATTACTGCTGACATTTTCGTAGATAAGACGCATTTTAAGGGTGCTCAGA ACGCAGGTGAGTTCATTCAGATGTTTGCGCCACTTGAGGATCTCTTCTCCGCATCCGCCAAAAATGGAATCCATAGCTGCCCTGAAAAAACATTTACGACGATAGGAGGAATTACCGTAACCATACGCAATGTTCTTTTAGTCGCTTTCGATGCCCAACAAGATTTCGCATCGAAAcaag TAACCGACTgtagaaatacatattatgAACGCGACTTCACGTATATTGTACGGCGAAAAGATACTGGTGTACCTTGCACCTTGGCGAGAATGTCGATTGGTGCGACAGTACTGTACAAAAAAGATGATTCGCAA AATAATAGAACACTAAACGTCCCATCTACAGCTGTTGTTAGCGGTAATTGCGGTAATAAATCTTCTGAAATGACACTAAGCTGGTCAGAATCAGGCACAAATAATACGATGAATACAATTACATTTCATATTGGTAGAAATGAGACTAATTTCTACGTTTATCAAGTAGCGGCCACCGTGTATTATGATAAAGATG atcAAACAACAGCTATACAGGGAGAGTCATATAATACGCAGAGTCTGTTTTCGGCATCTGGGATTGACGGACTTTATAATTGCACAAGTCTTATTCACGAAGTAAAGGTCGATGATATCCGCTTAAACATAACCAATGTTACATTTATCGCATTCAACACCGAAGAATACCTTAACTCGAAAAaag TGACAGAGTGTTCTACCAACTCGAGCGGAGATGTACCTATACCTTCTGTAGGAGGCTATTCTTACGTAGTGACAAATAAGGAAAATGTATCTTGCATCGCAGCTAATATGTTGATTTCTATAAATGTACCTTAcacgataaaaaatacatcTAAA ACGGACCAAAAGACTTTGATAGTACCGACTGGAAACAAAATAAAGGTAGATGGTACGTGCGAGGATAAAAACTCcataatgaatttaatttggTCCGAGAATTCAGAAGATAATTCCCAGAacgaatacgaagaaaataaggttacgattaattttatgaacgacgaatcaaattatttcattcggtCTATAAACCTGTCTATTTGCTTAGATAAACGTAATTTTCCTGAAGCTAACG CTACCGGTTCATATATAAATGTCACAATGGGAAACCTCGACATATTCTCCGCTCCTCTAAACAATGTGTACAAATGCTCCGATAAAACTTCGGTGAATGCTCAAGATGTCGTCATAACTATCAGTAATGTTTCTTTGATCGCGTTCAATAAGGAGAGGAATATTACTTCGAGATCAG TGAACTGTGCCCATAATGAGCCAACTGACAGTAATGTTGGAGCCATAGTAGGTGGTATTATCGGAGGTATTATCCTCGTTGGTATAATTGGATATCTAGGCGTGATGtacaagagaaaaagaggatacGGTGTTTGA